The following nucleotide sequence is from Bacteroidales bacterium.
CAGATGCGTTGTTTATTATGAAACGGTTTGCTACATTGATCAACTCTTTCCCATCAGGGGATTATTTGTGGCACACCGAATCCCTGACTATCAATGGCAATCAGATAACCAACAACATCAAAATGCTCTGCTTTGGTGATGTGGATGCCTCCTATGCACCAGCCAAAAAGGATGATCCGCTTGTTCATATCATTTACAATGGAAGCGTCACCATTGGCTCATTTACCGAGTTTGATGTCCCGGTGAAACTGAAGGATGGGATGAAAGTTGGTGCTATTTCGCTGGGCTTTACTTATCCGGAAGAGTACTTTGAAGTGCTTGGCGTTGAACTGATGAACGGTTCTCAAAGTTACTTATTCAATGCATCGGATGGCTTGGCCAAAATAGCGTGGTGTGACCTCAATGCAATGAGTGTGTCGAATGACGAAGTGATGCTGACGCTGAAGATGAAATCTCTCGACCTGCAAGGGCTGAACTACAATGTCCAGCTGGGGATTGATGAATCCTGCGAATTGGCTGATGAATCGGCCAACCCGATTCCTTCATGGATCGAAATTCCTGAAATCATTCACCAAACCACAGGTATTGGAAACGATAAACCTGGTGATCCATTTATCGTATATCCGAATCCGATGGCAGCAAATCAGCCACTGCATATTACCCTGCAAGCCGAAAGCAGCGTGAGAATCAGCATCATCAACGAAATCGGGCAACAGGTGAAAGAAATCGCTGAAACCAACATGGCGACCGGAAATCACGAAATCGTCATTGACAAAAATTTGCTTGAAGCAGGGATTTATTTCCTGAAAATTGAAGTTCAGCAGCCCAACTTTACCGGCTCAAAAGTCATTAAAATGGTTGTAACCGAATAATACTTTCAACCATGAAAAAGTATTTTTTAAAAATTCTACCCGTGATTATCCTGCTTATATGGCAGGGTAACGCACAGGCGCAAACCATCAACACTACTGCGGGTTCGGTTACATCGTGTCCGGATGAAATCCTGGTACCGATCAATGTAACCAACTTCAACAGTGTGGGTGCGGTTTCGCTGGTGTTGAACTTTAACAGCACAGTACTAAGCTTTTTGGGCTACCAGAATTTACATGCATCAATGGCTTCGGGGCAGCTGGTGGTGAATGCTTCGGGCAACTCCGCGTATATCATCTGGGTAAGCTCATCAGGTGCTACCATTGGAACCGGCACGATGATGAACCTGCGGTTTGATGCCGTTCCGGGTACCAGTATGTTGAACTGGGATACGCAAACCCCCGGCAACTGCGAATACACACATACCAATGGCACAACTATTCCGGCAACCTTTGTTAATGGTACTGCAACGATTCAGCAACCTCCTGTAATCACTTCCCAACCGGAAAATAAATCGGTACTCGTCGGACAAAGCACGAGTTTTAGCGTGGGCGCAAACGGAACAGGTTTATCCTATAAATGGTACTTAAGCACCAATGGTGGAACAACCTGGACTTTGATTAATAGCGGTGGCTATTATTCAGGAGCAACCTCTCCGACCTTGTCAATATCCAATATTCCTTTGACATTCAACGGATATCTCTATCGTAGTGAAATTACCGGAACTTGTTCTCCTGTGGCTGTAACCAATCACGCCTTACTTTCGGTCACAAAGCCGCTGATCACATCATTTGAGGCGCCAAACGTTTGCCCGGGTAGTATTTTGATCCCTGTGCTAACTTCAAACTTCACTGATGTAGCTTCATTTTCACTCTCATTTTCCTACCCGCCTGATGTGTTGGCTTTTACGGGTTACCAAAATCTGAACCCCCTGATCCCGGCCGGTAATTTTGTTTGCAATGCCATTGGTGGAATGGTTTACATGACCTGGGCGACAACCACACCGGTTACCTTTACCACCGACACCACCCTGGTAAAAGTGAAGTTCGACGCAGTGACGGGATCAGCTAACTTAAACTGGAACACGAATCTTACGGGGCACTGCGAATACACCCGTTTGTCGGGCGAGCGGATTACTGCTGTTTTTCAGAATAATTCTTTCACTGTTTTCCAACCACCTGTGATTTCTACCCATCCAACCGATAAACTGATCCCCGAACTGACCAATACCAGTTTCAGCGTCACAGCGCAGGCATCAGGTATAGGTTATCAATGGCAGATCAGCACAAATAACGGGAACACTTTCACTAACTTGACCAATGGAGGGTTTTACAGTGGCGTTAATGCTGCTACATTGGGAATTTCTGGCGCCACCTTAGTCTTGAATGGTAATTTGTATCGATGCGTAATCAGCGGAACCTGTTCCCCTTCTGTAAACTCGGATGCCGCAAAGCTGACTGTGCTGCCCAAAATCACTACTACAGCCGCCACCATTTCAGGTTGTCCGGGCAATTCTCTTGTTGTTCCGATCAATGTTGAACGGTTTATTGATGTAGCTTCATTTTCGCTGACATTGAATTTCAACCCTTCAATACTCACTTTCGCAGGATATCAGTCATTAAATACAAATTTAAATGACGCCAATGTAATCATCAATGCTGCTAACAACAGCGTACTGATGACCGGCTACTCAACATCCCCTGTTACAATCGGGACAGGATTACTGGTTGAACTGCTGTTTACCGGTACTCCGGGCTCATCGGCTCTTACATGGAATACGCTGCTGGCAGGAGCTTGTGAGTATGTGACGATTGATGGAACGACCATTTTTACCAATTTTGTAAATGGGAGTGTCACAGTGCACCAACCCCCGGTTCTCAATACCCAGCCTGTGAATAAGACAACGTATATAGGTGGAAGCACAACTTTTTCAGTCGGTGCAACGGGAACTTCCATTGGGTATCAATGGCAGGTTAGTACAAATAGCGGAGGGACATGGATCAATCTGATGAATGGCGCTCCATATAGCGGAGTGCTTACGGCCAACCTTACTGTCAACCCGGCTTCTGCCAATCTGAACGGCAATTGGTACCGTTGTTACATTGCCGGAACCTGCAGCCCGTTTGTTTATTCTGATCCCGGAATTCTTACGGTTACACAACTGCCTGTTTATACTATAGCCGGTAGTGTAAGTAATTCATGCACCGGCAATGTGAATGTCCCTGTTCAGGTCACCAATTGTAATAATATTGGGGGGATTTCTCTTGTACTTCTGTATGATCCGACAAAGCTGACCTACACCGGTTACCATTCATTACATGCTGAATTGTTAAACGGAATTCTGATTGTTAATCAATCGGAAAACAAAGTTATCCTTAGCTGGGCTTCACTGGATGCTGCAGAAATAGGATCGGGTACGCTGATCCAGTATAAATTCATTGCCAATTCCGGGATATCCACAACCCTCTCATGGGATACACAAACTTCGGGCAATTGCGAATACAGCGATATCAATGGTAATATTGTTACTGCATTCTTTACTAACGGGACTGTCAATACAATTGCCAATTCATTGGTGGTTAATGCAGGGGCAGATGTAACCATTCCACCGGGAGGTTCTACACAGCTTAACGGAACAGTTACCGGCGGTGCAGCGCCTTTCACCTATGCATGGTCGCCAACGGCCGGATTAAGCAATCCCAATATTCTCAATCCTATAGCCTCTCCTGCTTCCACAACTACTTACAGACTTACTGTAACCGGTAACAATGGTTGCAGTGGTTGGGACGAAGTCAAAGTTACAGTTGAAGTGTTCTGCCCTGCGCCCACTGAACTTGCTGTTTCAAATACCACAGCAACCAGCGCCAGTTTGAACTGGATCGCCGGTGGGGTGGAGAACCAATGGGATATTTTGTGGGGTGAAAGTGGTTTTGATCCTTCAAACAGCGGAACATTAAACAGCGGAATTACCAACAGGCCCTATACATTAGTCAACCTTCAACCGGGGATGATTTATGATTGCTATGTCAGGGCTTCATGCGGTGGTGGATTTTTCAGCAGTTGGACAGGTCCTCAGAATTTTACCACACTTAACCTGCATACACTGATCATCCCCCAGGGATGGAGCGGTTTATCATCTTTCCTGATTCCTCAAAATAGCTCGGTTGTTTCAATTTTCCAGCCAATAATCGCTGATCTGATCATACTCGAATCCCAAACAGCAATGTACTGGCCTGAGGAAAATATCAATACAATTGGTAACTGGAATACGCATGAAGGCTACACCATCAAATTGTCCAACCCTGTTCAGCTGGACTTCGTTGGGTCGCTAGAAAATGATAAAACCCTGCAACTCTCCGCGGGATGGAATCTAATCCCGGTGCTGTCCCAGTGCGATGTTGATGTCATGGCATTGTTTAGCGGCAAAGACCTGATTATTGTCAAGGAAGTTGCCGGCTGGAAACTATTCTGGCCATCAATGAACGTGAATACACTCGAAGTTATGCAACCCGGTAAAGCCTACTTTGTGAAGATGGGAAGTGCCACAGAGATCACATTCCCGGGATGTGGAAAACCAGAGAAATAGAGAAGTCATAGAACAGGGTGACCTGGATAGTAAACTGGTAAAAGAGGCTGTCTCAAAAGTCTTTCATTTGGATTTTCAACGTTTTTTAACCCTTGATCCCTAAAGGGAAAACGTTGAAAATCAGGCTCCCTTTTCCCATGGGGATCCCTACGGGAAGGGACGGGGCACTCCTGATTTTCAACGGTTCGGGTTAAATCCAGACTTTTGAGACAGCCTCTTTTTCCTTGAATAGGTAAGATGACCGTTTTATGGAGGCTAAAACCCTTGCCAATCTGTTAAGAGTTTCTTAACAAATTCGTTTTAATAACTCCATAAAATGGGATTTGAATCGCTCACCTAAAATTTACTAATTGCATTGTTTATCAGGTTTTTGCAAAACGCTTTTAAAGAAATGGGTTAAAAATTCATAAATTGAAAATGAACGTAGGTAAGATAAGCAAACAATCAAAGTTATCATTCGTTTTAATTAGGCTTTATAATACTTATTTGCAATTTTAATAACCAATAAACTTAATGCTTATGAAATCCATTAAATTTTTACTCTTTACATTCGTTTCTTTCATTTTACTGGGCGCCTTAGCCCAGGTTTCTCCTCAAACGGGAGCTAATGTTAAAGCAGTTTCTGTTGAAGAACTCAGGTTAACATCACCACACTTGCTGCAAACAGCAGCCAAACCTAATCTTAAGGTTGAACACCCCTCGGGAGGCAGGTGGGGTAGTAGCTGCTACGATGCATCGTATATGTCGAACCTCGAATACTGGTATGTCGGATTGCTCGAAAATCCTGATGACGAAATCTGGTTTTATTTCGAATTACTAAATTACTCCGAGAATGTGTCTGTTTCGCTTTGTAGCTCTACCTTTGATACCCAACTTACCATTTATGATGAATGTGATGGGAATGTCATTGCATATAACGATGATGCGGATTGTGGTTTAAAAAA
It contains:
- a CDS encoding fibronectin type III domain-containing protein; amino-acid sequence: MKKYFLKILPVIILLIWQGNAQAQTINTTAGSVTSCPDEILVPINVTNFNSVGAVSLVLNFNSTVLSFLGYQNLHASMASGQLVVNASGNSAYIIWVSSSGATIGTGTMMNLRFDAVPGTSMLNWDTQTPGNCEYTHTNGTTIPATFVNGTATIQQPPVITSQPENKSVLVGQSTSFSVGANGTGLSYKWYLSTNGGTTWTLINSGGYYSGATSPTLSISNIPLTFNGYLYRSEITGTCSPVAVTNHALLSVTKPLITSFEAPNVCPGSILIPVLTSNFTDVASFSLSFSYPPDVLAFTGYQNLNPLIPAGNFVCNAIGGMVYMTWATTTPVTFTTDTTLVKVKFDAVTGSANLNWNTNLTGHCEYTRLSGERITAVFQNNSFTVFQPPVISTHPTDKLIPELTNTSFSVTAQASGIGYQWQISTNNGNTFTNLTNGGFYSGVNAATLGISGATLVLNGNLYRCVISGTCSPSVNSDAAKLTVLPKITTTAATISGCPGNSLVVPINVERFIDVASFSLTLNFNPSILTFAGYQSLNTNLNDANVIINAANNSVLMTGYSTSPVTIGTGLLVELLFTGTPGSSALTWNTLLAGACEYVTIDGTTIFTNFVNGSVTVHQPPVLNTQPVNKTTYIGGSTTFSVGATGTSIGYQWQVSTNSGGTWINLMNGAPYSGVLTANLTVNPASANLNGNWYRCYIAGTCSPFVYSDPGILTVTQLPVYTIAGSVSNSCTGNVNVPVQVTNCNNIGGISLVLLYDPTKLTYTGYHSLHAELLNGILIVNQSENKVILSWASLDAAEIGSGTLIQYKFIANSGISTTLSWDTQTSGNCEYSDINGNIVTAFFTNGTVNTIANSLVVNAGADVTIPPGGSTQLNGTVTGGAAPFTYAWSPTAGLSNPNILNPIASPASTTTYRLTVTGNNGCSGWDEVKVTVEVFCPAPTELAVSNTTATSASLNWIAGGVENQWDILWGESGFDPSNSGTLNSGITNRPYTLVNLQPGMIYDCYVRASCGGGFFSSWTGPQNFTTLNLHTLIIPQGWSGLSSFLIPQNSSVVSIFQPIIADLIILESQTAMYWPEENINTIGNWNTHEGYTIKLSNPVQLDFVGSLENDKTLQLSAGWNLIPVLSQCDVDVMALFSGKDLIIVKEVAGWKLFWPSMNVNTLEVMQPGKAYFVKMGSATEITFPGCGKPEK